A stretch of Rhizobium sp. TH2 DNA encodes these proteins:
- a CDS encoding sugar ABC transporter substrate-binding protein, whose amino-acid sequence MKALFKTLAMSAIAFGVATSAAVAVKPQEISIIAVTHGQASDPFWSIVKNGMMQAAKDSNVNVEYRAPETFDMVAMGQLIEAAVNQNPAGIVISNPDPDALGPAIEKAVAAGIPVISMNSGIAAQEKLGIRLHVGQDETPAGIKVGAKLKSLGLKHVLCVNQEVGNAALDQRCAGTEKGFEGGKVTVLPTTADPAEIEAKIQAALTSDPSIDVVLGLSAPLVGERAVAVVEKMGNGDKVKVASYDLSANFLQAVADGKALFAVDQQPYLQGYLPVTFLALNARYGTIPAGNVPSGPAIIEKDTAASVIEKSSQGIR is encoded by the coding sequence ATGAAAGCTCTTTTCAAGACGCTCGCCATGAGCGCAATCGCATTCGGTGTCGCCACCTCGGCCGCCGTCGCCGTTAAGCCGCAGGAAATCTCCATCATCGCCGTCACGCACGGGCAGGCTTCGGACCCGTTCTGGTCGATCGTCAAGAACGGCATGATGCAGGCGGCCAAGGACAGCAACGTCAATGTCGAATACCGCGCGCCCGAAACTTTTGACATGGTCGCGATGGGCCAGCTGATCGAAGCCGCCGTCAACCAGAATCCGGCAGGCATCGTCATCTCCAATCCCGATCCGGACGCTCTCGGCCCGGCGATCGAAAAGGCTGTCGCCGCGGGCATCCCGGTCATCTCGATGAACTCGGGCATCGCCGCCCAGGAGAAGCTCGGCATAAGGCTTCATGTCGGCCAGGACGAAACTCCGGCAGGCATCAAGGTCGGTGCGAAGCTCAAGTCGCTCGGCCTCAAGCATGTCCTCTGCGTCAACCAGGAAGTCGGCAATGCCGCGCTCGACCAGCGTTGCGCAGGTACCGAAAAAGGCTTTGAAGGCGGCAAGGTGACCGTTCTCCCGACGACGGCCGATCCGGCTGAAATCGAAGCCAAGATTCAGGCCGCTCTAACCTCCGACCCATCCATCGACGTCGTCCTCGGTCTCTCCGCTCCGCTCGTCGGCGAACGCGCCGTCGCCGTGGTCGAAAAGATGGGCAACGGCGACAAGGTCAAGGTCGCTTCCTACGACCTCTCGGCCAACTTCCTCCAGGCCGTTGCCGACGGCAAGGCGCTTTTCGCCGTCGACCAGCAGCCCTATCTGCAGGGCTATCTGCCCGTGACCTTCCTCGCTCTCAATGCGCGCTACGGCACCATTCCGGCAGGCAACGTCCCGTCGGGTCCGGCCATCATCGAGAAGGATACCGCGGCTTCCGTCATCGAGAAGTCCTCCCAGGGCATTCGCTAA
- a CDS encoding ABC transporter permease, whose product MSLVNEQNGATASRADERLKKVSTLTSFLRRPELGAVAGLVLVAIFFVFTANPAMFTLAGIMNFMAPAAQLGILAIGAALLMIGGEFDLSIGSMVAFAGLVFGTALVVLQLPLSVAILIAMAFAAVIGITNAQITIRTGLPSFIVTLAFLFILRGLTLVGLKWASGGSTQLRGMKEAAANSPLAPIFSGDAFPGLFRWMAELGVIAKLPNGNPQVPGIPVEILWFIAIALAATWLLLRTRFGNWIFAAGGDAWAAQKSGVPVRRVKTTLFVITALCATLVAILTVLDAGSTDARRGFQKEFEAIIAAVIGGCLLTGGYGSAIGAFFGLIVFGMVLIGLTYTSIDQDWYLVFLGGMLLIAVIFNNVIRKRVTGER is encoded by the coding sequence ATGTCCCTCGTCAATGAACAGAACGGCGCGACAGCTTCGCGCGCCGATGAGCGGCTGAAGAAGGTGTCTACCCTCACTTCCTTCCTGCGCCGCCCCGAACTCGGAGCTGTCGCCGGATTGGTGCTCGTGGCGATCTTCTTCGTCTTCACCGCGAACCCGGCGATGTTCACGCTGGCGGGCATCATGAACTTCATGGCTCCGGCCGCACAGCTCGGCATCCTCGCAATCGGTGCCGCGCTCCTCATGATCGGCGGGGAGTTCGACCTCTCCATCGGGTCTATGGTGGCCTTCGCCGGCCTCGTCTTCGGCACTGCGCTCGTGGTGCTTCAACTCCCTCTGAGCGTCGCCATCCTGATCGCGATGGCCTTCGCCGCCGTCATTGGCATCACCAACGCGCAGATCACGATCCGGACGGGTCTGCCCTCCTTCATCGTCACGCTTGCATTCCTCTTCATTCTACGAGGCCTGACACTCGTGGGTCTCAAATGGGCCAGCGGCGGTTCCACCCAGCTCCGTGGAATGAAAGAAGCCGCCGCCAACAGTCCTCTCGCCCCCATTTTCTCGGGCGATGCGTTTCCAGGATTGTTCCGTTGGATGGCCGAGCTCGGCGTGATCGCCAAGCTTCCCAACGGCAATCCGCAGGTGCCGGGCATCCCTGTCGAAATCCTCTGGTTCATCGCCATCGCGCTCGCCGCGACCTGGCTTCTGCTGAGGACCCGTTTCGGCAACTGGATTTTCGCGGCCGGCGGCGACGCATGGGCGGCCCAGAAGTCGGGCGTTCCGGTTCGCCGGGTGAAGACTACGCTCTTCGTGATCACCGCGCTCTGCGCCACCCTCGTTGCAATCCTGACCGTGCTTGACGCTGGCTCTACGGATGCGCGGCGCGGCTTCCAGAAAGAGTTCGAGGCGATCATTGCCGCAGTCATCGGCGGCTGCCTTCTGACGGGCGGATACGGTTCGGCGATCGGTGCCTTCTTCGGCTTAATCGTGTTCGGCATGGTGCTGATCGGCCTGACCTACACCTCGATCGACCAGGATTGGTATCTCGTGTTCCTCGGCGGCATGCTGCTGATCGCGGTCATCTTCAACAACGTCATCCGCAAGCGCGTTACGGGAGAACGGTGA
- a CDS encoding ATP-binding cassette domain-containing protein, whose amino-acid sequence MSNSQTPLVEVKDLVKHFGSVIALNGVSMKVHSDEVLCLLGDNGAGKSTLINTLAGVHKPSSGEFLVDGQPRLFSGPRDALDAGIATVYQDLAMIPLMSVTRNFFMGREPLKGFGPFKTMDMDLADNVTRDEMHRIGIDVRDPQQAVGTLSGGERQCVAIARAVYFGAKVLILDEPTSALGVAQTSMVLKYVNQVREKGLGVIFITHNVRHAYAVGNRFTVLNRGKTLGTFTKGEISIDELQNLMAGGKELQSVSQELGGTI is encoded by the coding sequence ATGAGCAATTCCCAGACGCCCCTCGTCGAGGTCAAGGACCTTGTCAAACACTTCGGTTCCGTCATCGCCCTCAACGGCGTGTCTATGAAGGTGCATTCCGACGAAGTCCTGTGCCTGCTGGGGGACAATGGCGCGGGCAAGAGCACGCTGATCAATACCCTCGCTGGCGTGCATAAACCCAGCTCCGGCGAGTTCCTCGTCGATGGCCAGCCGAGGCTGTTCTCAGGCCCGCGCGACGCCCTCGATGCGGGCATCGCCACGGTCTATCAGGACCTCGCCATGATCCCGCTGATGTCGGTCACCCGGAACTTCTTCATGGGCCGGGAGCCCCTGAAAGGCTTCGGCCCGTTCAAGACCATGGACATGGACCTCGCCGACAACGTCACGCGCGACGAGATGCACCGGATCGGCATTGATGTCCGCGATCCGCAGCAAGCCGTCGGCACGTTGTCGGGTGGCGAACGCCAGTGCGTCGCAATCGCACGCGCCGTCTACTTTGGCGCAAAGGTCCTGATCCTCGACGAACCGACATCCGCCCTAGGCGTCGCCCAGACCTCGATGGTGCTGAAATACGTCAACCAGGTCCGCGAGAAGGGCCTCGGCGTGATCTTCATCACCCACAATGTGCGCCACGCCTACGCAGTCGGCAACCGCTTCACGGTTCTCAACCGCGGCAAGACGCTGGGCACCTTCACGAAGGGCGAGATCAGCATCGACGAGCTTCAGAACCTGATGGCGGGCGGCAAGGAACTGCAATCCGTGTCCCAGGAACTCGGCGGAACCATCTGA
- a CDS encoding TIM barrel protein → MTSSFPLAACAEMLWRDRPIEWRASRLKELGFGVGLWNWPEHDISKLEATGAAFTIMNGYLTGRLTDDEGAAELLKTARETAQVGKRLGVQRLNLHGTGLGDRGLPVQPIEVVTGAMWLKARDTLCRIVELAEEESLTFTLENLNLPVDHPGVPFGRAEDTLALVSSINHPRLRLNLDLYHAQIGEGNLIELCRKSLPWIGEIQVADVPGRFEPGTGEVNWNGIAKALAAMGYSGPIGMEAWASGDSDAALEAFRKAFTL, encoded by the coding sequence ATGACTTCTTCGTTCCCGCTCGCAGCCTGCGCCGAAATGCTCTGGCGCGACAGACCAATCGAATGGCGCGCCTCCCGGCTCAAGGAGCTCGGCTTCGGCGTCGGCCTTTGGAACTGGCCGGAACACGACATCAGTAAGCTCGAGGCCACCGGGGCTGCGTTCACGATAATGAACGGCTATCTGACAGGCCGCCTCACGGATGACGAAGGCGCTGCCGAGTTGCTCAAGACGGCACGTGAGACCGCACAGGTCGGCAAGCGCCTCGGCGTTCAACGCCTGAACCTGCATGGCACCGGACTGGGTGACCGCGGTCTCCCCGTCCAGCCGATCGAGGTCGTCACGGGAGCCATGTGGCTCAAGGCCCGCGACACGCTCTGCCGCATCGTCGAGCTGGCCGAAGAGGAAAGCCTCACCTTCACGTTGGAGAACCTGAACCTCCCCGTCGACCATCCCGGTGTGCCGTTCGGCCGCGCCGAGGACACGCTGGCGCTCGTCTCTTCGATCAATCATCCCCGCCTGCGGCTCAATCTCGACCTCTATCACGCCCAGATCGGCGAAGGGAACCTGATCGAGCTATGCCGCAAGTCGTTGCCTTGGATCGGCGAAATCCAGGTTGCCGACGTTCCCGGTCGCTTCGAGCCGGGCACAGGGGAAGTCAATTGGAATGGCATCGCCAAGGCGCTCGCCGCCATGGGCTATTCCGGTCCGATCGGCATGGAGGCCTGGGCATCTGGAGACTCCGACGCCGCTCTCGAAGCCTTCCGCAAAGCCTTCACTCTCTGA
- a CDS encoding Gfo/Idh/MocA family oxidoreductase — MPTKKPVKIGLIGAGRIGSFHGETVARRLVDAELVAVADPAPGAAANLAAKLDVDASYTDVAELLAHPGLDAVIIATPARFHTNVVVQAAEAGKAVFCEKPMALTLEDAERAVAAAKSAGIPLQVGFNRRWDQAFAEGRAAIDAGKVGTPQLIRSLTRDPGPFGADPDRIPLWTIFYETLIHDFDTLLWLNPGAKATAVYAVGDALVRPDAKDKGFLDTAVVTIRFDNGSVAVAEANFCAMYGYDIRGEVFGSGGMITMGDVRRSSMTLFDKDGASNDTWRRDTDHFIHGYTAQLASFAKSVREGKLSDGATGHDARQALAIALACIESIQKRGPAPVK; from the coding sequence ATGCCCACCAAGAAACCCGTCAAAATCGGCCTTATCGGAGCCGGCCGTATCGGCTCCTTCCATGGCGAGACCGTCGCCCGTCGTCTCGTCGACGCCGAACTTGTCGCCGTTGCCGACCCGGCTCCCGGAGCGGCCGCAAACCTGGCCGCCAAGCTCGACGTCGACGCCTCCTATACCGATGTCGCCGAACTGCTCGCCCATCCCGGCCTCGACGCCGTGATCATCGCGACGCCCGCCCGCTTCCACACCAACGTCGTCGTCCAGGCGGCGGAGGCCGGAAAGGCCGTGTTCTGCGAGAAGCCGATGGCGCTTACCCTCGAAGATGCCGAGCGCGCCGTCGCGGCGGCCAAGTCGGCTGGTATTCCTCTGCAGGTTGGTTTCAACCGACGCTGGGATCAGGCGTTTGCGGAAGGCCGTGCCGCCATCGACGCCGGAAAGGTGGGAACACCGCAGCTCATCCGCTCGCTCACCCGCGATCCCGGCCCGTTCGGTGCCGATCCGGACCGCATTCCGCTCTGGACGATCTTCTACGAGACTCTGATCCACGACTTCGACACGCTGCTGTGGCTGAACCCCGGTGCGAAGGCCACCGCGGTCTACGCCGTTGGCGACGCGTTGGTCCGCCCGGACGCCAAAGACAAGGGCTTCCTCGACACCGCCGTCGTCACCATCCGTTTCGACAACGGCTCCGTGGCCGTGGCGGAGGCCAACTTTTGCGCCATGTACGGCTACGACATCCGCGGCGAGGTCTTCGGCTCCGGCGGCATGATCACCATGGGCGACGTCCGCCGCTCCAGCATGACCCTGTTCGACAAGGACGGCGCGTCCAACGACACATGGCGTCGCGACACCGACCACTTCATCCACGGCTACACCGCCCAACTCGCATCGTTCGCGAAGTCGGTTCGCGAAGGCAAGCTCTCCGACGGCGCGACGGGCCACGACGCCCGCCAGGCACTGGCGATCGCGCTCGCTTGCATCGAGTCGATCCAGAAGAGAGGCCCCGCGCCCGTGAAGTGA
- a CDS encoding MurR/RpiR family transcriptional regulator, producing the protein MVDIKGSARPTTIQDLKGLVLSRTVVLPGQLERVARFAFERPEEIAFGTIQSISLSCDVAPRTVLRLANAFGFERFRDFKTLFQEHLKRLVSS; encoded by the coding sequence ATGGTTGACATAAAGGGATCGGCGCGGCCGACGACAATCCAGGACCTCAAAGGTCTGGTGCTATCCCGAACCGTGGTCCTGCCGGGGCAACTCGAAAGAGTCGCGCGGTTCGCCTTCGAGCGGCCTGAGGAAATCGCTTTCGGTACGATCCAGTCAATATCGCTTTCATGCGATGTTGCGCCACGGACGGTCTTGAGGCTCGCGAATGCATTTGGCTTCGAGCGCTTTCGGGACTTCAAGACGCTTTTCCAAGAACATCTCAAGCGCCTTGTCTCCAGCTGA
- a CDS encoding NADP-dependent oxidoreductase translates to MKAFFIDRYGKNSGARIGERPDPQLRDNDVLVQVHAAGLNPLDSKTVDGEYKTILPYRLPLILGNEAAGVVVRVGPKVKRFKPGDEVYARPDKDRIGTFAELIAMNEGDVAIKPKNLSMEEAASIPLVGLTAWQALIEKANLKKGQKVLIHAGSGGVGTFAIQLAKHIGATVATTTSTANVDLVRNLGADVVIDYKKEKFETILSDYDVVLNSLGKDTLEKSLRVLKPGGKLISISGPPDPDVARELGSGWFVRTVVRLLSYGIRKKARRHGVTYSFLFMRANGDQLRDITALIDSGAIRPVVDRTFPFAAIEEALAYLNTGRAKGKVVVTVR, encoded by the coding sequence ATGAAAGCGTTCTTTATCGATCGCTACGGCAAGAACAGCGGCGCACGGATCGGTGAGAGGCCGGACCCGCAGCTCAGGGACAACGACGTCCTGGTCCAGGTCCATGCCGCCGGTCTAAATCCGCTCGATTCGAAGACCGTGGATGGCGAGTACAAAACCATCTTGCCTTATCGCCTGCCGCTCATTCTGGGCAATGAGGCGGCTGGCGTTGTCGTCCGGGTCGGCCCCAAAGTGAAGCGGTTCAAGCCTGGCGACGAGGTCTACGCACGCCCGGACAAGGATCGCATCGGCACTTTCGCGGAACTGATCGCCATGAACGAAGGTGACGTTGCCATCAAGCCAAAAAATCTCAGCATGGAAGAAGCGGCGTCTATTCCCCTCGTCGGCTTAACCGCCTGGCAGGCACTGATCGAAAAAGCCAATCTGAAGAAGGGCCAGAAAGTTCTCATCCATGCCGGCTCCGGCGGCGTCGGAACATTTGCCATCCAGCTGGCGAAGCATATCGGCGCAACGGTCGCGACGACGACGAGCACCGCCAACGTCGACCTCGTCAGGAATCTCGGCGCTGATGTCGTCATCGATTATAAGAAGGAGAAGTTTGAGACGATCCTCAGCGATTATGATGTCGTTCTGAATAGTCTCGGCAAGGACACGCTCGAAAAATCACTCCGCGTGCTGAAGCCCGGTGGCAAGCTGATCTCGATCTCTGGTCCGCCTGATCCCGATGTCGCGAGGGAGTTGGGGTCAGGCTGGTTCGTGCGAACGGTCGTGCGCCTTTTGAGCTACGGAATCAGGAAGAAGGCAAGACGTCATGGCGTGACCTATTCATTCCTGTTCATGCGCGCGAACGGCGATCAACTGCGCGATATTACTGCGCTCATCGACTCCGGCGCTATACGGCCCGTCGTTGATCGGACCTTCCCCTTTGCGGCGATCGAGGAGGCTCTTGCTTACCTGAACACGGGCCGCGCAAAAGGAAAGGTGGTCGTCACGGTGAGGTGA
- a CDS encoding lipocalin-like domain-containing protein, translating into MNAKTVLVVCAAIVTMVFGSSALGQGFAGLGTDTKGFKSPTIGTPLQFPRDFGAHPDFRIEWWYLTANLKGDDGKDYGVQWTLFRSALAPTDKADWSSPQVWLGNAAITTPDHHYVSERLARGGILQAGVTASPFSAWIDDWNMTARAISGELLPDVSLSHLDLAASGADFTYKLELDASEPLVLHGDRGFSVKSETGQASYYYSQPSYAVKGTLKLPGGDVAVTGQAWLDREWSSQPLSPDQSGWDWFSLHLDGGEKLMCFRLRDSRGGYTSGTWIAADGTSTPLKQGEIKLTPLGTTTVAGHTVPIEWKIDLPSKSLSITATALNRKAWMATRFPYWEGPISFKGSHHGWGYLEMTGYD; encoded by the coding sequence ATGAACGCTAAAACGGTTCTAGTTGTCTGCGCCGCGATTGTGACGATGGTCTTCGGATCGAGCGCCCTCGGGCAGGGGTTCGCCGGACTTGGCACGGACACCAAGGGCTTCAAGTCGCCGACGATCGGAACCCCCCTGCAGTTTCCTCGGGACTTTGGCGCACATCCAGACTTCAGGATCGAATGGTGGTACCTGACCGCCAACCTCAAGGGAGATGACGGCAAAGACTACGGTGTCCAGTGGACTTTATTTCGGTCCGCGCTCGCACCTACCGATAAGGCCGATTGGTCAAGTCCTCAGGTCTGGCTCGGCAACGCAGCGATCACGACGCCCGACCACCACTATGTCTCAGAACGGCTCGCGCGTGGTGGCATTTTGCAGGCAGGCGTCACCGCATCACCGTTTAGCGCCTGGATCGATGACTGGAACATGACGGCGCGCGCCATTTCCGGGGAACTTCTCCCCGACGTCAGCCTCTCCCATCTCGATCTCGCGGCAAGCGGCGCGGATTTCACGTACAAACTGGAACTCGACGCTTCGGAGCCGCTCGTCCTCCATGGCGACCGCGGGTTTTCGGTGAAGTCGGAAACCGGGCAGGCAAGCTATTATTATTCGCAGCCGTCCTATGCGGTCAAAGGCACGTTGAAATTGCCTGGCGGCGATGTCGCGGTAACGGGTCAGGCATGGTTGGATCGCGAATGGTCCTCGCAACCGCTTTCTCCGGACCAGTCAGGTTGGGACTGGTTCTCGCTTCATCTCGACGGCGGCGAGAAGTTGATGTGTTTTCGCTTGCGCGACAGCCGTGGCGGGTACACGTCCGGCACCTGGATCGCCGCAGACGGTACGTCAACGCCGCTGAAACAAGGAGAAATCAAATTAACTCCGCTCGGCACAACGACGGTGGCGGGCCATACCGTGCCGATCGAATGGAAAATCGACCTGCCATCGAAATCGTTATCGATCACCGCGACGGCCTTGAATAGAAAGGCATGGATGGCAACGAGATTTCCATATTGGGAAGGGCCGATTAGTTTTAAGGGAAGTCATCATGGGTGGGGGTATCTGGAAATGACCGGTTATGATTGA